The Lepeophtheirus salmonis chromosome 6, UVic_Lsal_1.4, whole genome shotgun sequence DNA window tataatataatgtttaaagaTTGAGGAAACTTCGAAACATtggaattaaagaaatatttgaaagtaatttgacacaaataaatttgataaatgttaGTTAAAAAGGTCAAgaaaacttgaataaaaattacttcttaTGTAACACACAAACTTGCTAGTTATCAAAGATTCCATTAACTTAAAATAGTTTCTCAATATTGGAAGTAAATATGTTTTCACTTGAACTACTTTTCATGCAAGTCTTATTGAGTAGAAGTTATTAAATTAGCTTCTTGAGTAGGATTTGAGTCCACACATCTGCCTACATCTCATTTTaagagttaaaatttatttaagccTCTCAAAACTGTGAGAATAATTACACAGAATAGTAAAAATTAACTCTCAAAAGCAGGATGGTGTTTCATTATCCTCTTTTTTCAATCACAGATCCACGcatgaaaaacaaagaacaTGCCTAGAACAACCATAGGAATTTTCGAGGGAGTAAGTCCTTGAGCCTCACACTCTGCGATCCACTTATCAAGTCCTGgagtaaaactatttttgcaGTTGATGTCATAGACAAAAACGACAGCATTGGCATTTCGATAATAGTGACTAATCATACTCCTTCGAAACCTTTCTTGACCCGCTGTGTCCCACAGTTGTAACCGAATATCCTCTCCATCAACagtcaaatttttttctctgaaatCAACACCGATCGTGGAATCAACTCCATCTGGAAAGGACCCTGAGCAAAAACGAAACGTCAAACACGTTTTCCCAACACCAGCATCACCCAATACAATGACTTTGAACGTTCTACGCTTGAGCTTTTGATCCAATGCAGGTGTAGACATCGTTCCAATTGACGTATGTCAATAGTATTATGATAgtaatacaacaac harbors:
- the LOC121119496 gene encoding putative Ras-related protein Rab-33, with product MSTPALDQKLKRRTFKVIVLGDAGVGKTCLTFRFCSGSFPDGVDSTIGVDFREKNLTVDGEDIRLQLWDTAGQERFRRSMISHYYRNANAVVFVYDINCKNSFTPGLDKWIAECEAQGLTPSKIPMVVLGNKADIQKSGCVPTLVAQRYADERGMPHFETSAKDDSKSDHVDAVFMTLAHKLKHYRSGAMFLNSSSSPEKATGSVRILYQNKSIQEEPYNCCYII